One genomic window of Thermoproteales archaeon includes the following:
- a CDS encoding restriction endonuclease — protein sequence MYVTKADGTKQKFLKKKIIRTCIRMGAPEDIARKIADKIEERAYDGIPTKEILNLIFHYLGEYDTRFIHRRNLRKSLSLLRPKPDFEQFVRLIFKELGYDVLPNQIVKGKCVEYEIDGILIRNGRKFLLEVKHHLNPHTYTGMDVCLVTFAKYLDINEGFEVKTNNLKLDGIFVVCNTKFSNHAIRYAICKGINLLGWNIPLDNSLEKVIEKKKLYPITILKDEENGFYNRLADAGVLLIKQIEELPLKDLHEATGLDFNVLERLKSKAKLILKQN from the coding sequence GTGTACGTAACTAAAGCTGATGGAACAAAACAAAAATTTCTGAAAAAGAAGATAATAAGAACATGTATCAGAATGGGAGCACCAGAAGATATAGCAAGAAAAATCGCCGATAAAATAGAAGAAAGAGCTTATGATGGCATACCAACCAAAGAAATTCTTAACCTTATATTTCATTATTTAGGTGAATACGATACACGTTTCATCCACAGGCGCAATTTAAGAAAATCCTTAAGCTTACTTAGACCGAAGCCTGATTTTGAACAGTTTGTTAGATTAATATTCAAAGAGCTCGGTTACGATGTTTTACCGAATCAGATAGTAAAAGGTAAATGCGTTGAATATGAGATCGATGGAATATTGATCAGAAACGGAAGAAAATTCTTGCTTGAAGTTAAGCATCACTTAAATCCTCACACGTATACTGGAATGGACGTTTGCCTGGTTACATTTGCAAAATATCTAGATATAAACGAGGGGTTTGAGGTTAAGACTAATAATTTAAAATTGGATGGCATATTTGTAGTGTGTAATACTAAATTTTCAAATCATGCGATTAGATATGCCATATGTAAAGGAATAAACTTACTAGGCTGGAATATACCATTAGACAATAGCCTGGAAAAAGTAATAGAAAAGAAAAAGCTATACCCGATTACTATATTGAAAGACGAGGAAAATGGTTTTTACAATAGGCTAGCCGATGCCGGCGTACTTCTCATCAAGCAAATAGAAGAGTTACCTTTGAAGGATTTGCATGAAGCCACGGGGCTAGATTTCAATGTTTTAGAAAGATTAAAAAGTAAGGCAAAGCTAATTTTAAAACAAAATTAA